The DNA sequence GCTTCAACATCAGTTGATAGGGAATCAAAATCTGCTGTTCAGGGTGAAAGTTCCAGTGATAACAAGAATGACGATAGAGATTTCTCTTTAGATAAATCTGATGTTCATTTGAATATCCGACTGCCTGACTGTACTAGTCTACAGGAAAAGTTCTCTTTAACGAGTACTTTAAGAGAGGTCAAGAATTATGTTGATAAAAAACAAGATATCAGCTTACCTTCCTATGATCTAGCCATACCGTATCCTCGGAAAGTATTTGGTAATGAAGGTATGAACTTTCTTCACTATGTtcatatatttatgataattagcAAGCCGACAGCTTAATGCTAAAGCCTTCTAGACAGTTTTTCTTGTCAACCTAAGCTTGAGTGACCACCCTAGTTTCTCTGAAAGATGTTACTTTGATGACAATATATGGACTTCTCAGAGATGTAACTTGATTGCTACTCTCCCTTCCttcctctccccctctccccctaaaccctaaacccctaaGCTCTGATTGTGTTGAGATGTTACTTGATTAGCAAGACGACAACTTAATGCTAAAGCCTTCTAGACAGTTTTTCTTGTCAACCTAAGCTTTAGTGACCACTCCAGTTTCTATGAAAGATGTTACTTTGATGACTACGGACTTCTTGGAGATGTTACTGGATTGCTCACTTATCTACagtgtatatataaataaagtttACTTCTATGTAAGTCGGAATGAGTTGAAGCCGACAAAAACTGATAACAATATGACCATATACAACTAACTAAAACTAAATACTAAACTTCTATTTAATGCGGTTTTAGGTTTGAAATATGACCTTATAAATATGAACATCTTAAGCCCCCAACTAGATGCATACCGGACCTAACAATCCACCACAAGTCGTCCCAAAAGTGTCAGCAAATTGGTATGcattagttatttgcttgtgCTTATAAAGACCTAAATACTCTTTATCTAACCGATGTGGAATGTTACAAACACCCCCTCTTATATGCTCGACGTCCTCGTGGAGCCAACAATCAAACTTACGAAACCCGGACAGACGGACAGTGTTTTTGCACTTTCGATATCATTTATAACATCGTAAGTTCGCAACTAGATGCAACAAGCCACCAAAGGTCGGCCCAAAAGTGCTAGCGAATTGGTTGGCTTTAgttatttgtttgtgtttatgGCTGGtagtattatcccacaatggcaaGAGTCtagaggtggggacacgaagccagccagtattatcccacaatgacTAGAGAGTTGCGATCTGGACCTATATACTATTCATTTCGACCTGACGAGGATGTCAAGAAGAATTTAAGTGGGGACTTTGCAAAACCTCAGTCGTTGAggagtgtggagactttagttgaATTTATaggcataagtactactaccaattgcaccaacagaTCATGATCTCttggggcctgtggtgggcttgtgaatAACCCAAGTTGCATATGGGCCAGTgtatttgggcttattttcaGATTTGTAGTTCGGGACTTTTTTCGATTTTCTATAGAGACTCAAGATTTGACCCGAGTTGTCACATATGATATTCAGAGCCAACTCTTGAAAGCTAAATTagtcaagttgccggaggtggggacacaAAGTTTGGTGATACTACCTCACAATGACAAGAGTCTGGAGGTGGGGACATGAAGCTAGCCAGTATTATCCTGCAATGGCTAAAGAGGTATGATTTGGGCCTATGGACTATCTTTTTCGGCCTGACAAGGACGTCAGGAAGAATTTAAGTTGGGGAGTTTGTAACActccagtcccacatcgaggaatgtggagactttagtttagtttataagcatagtactactaccaattgcaccaacaaatcatgatctttttgggggctgtggtgggcttgtgtaTAACCCAAGTTGTTGCATTTGGGCTAGTGTGTTCGGCTTATTTTCAGATTTGGAGTTCGGGATTTGACCctattttcgaaaaagactcgggatatAACCTGGGTTGGCACATATGGTATTCAGAGCCAACTCTCGGAAGCTTGATTAGTCAAGTTGCCGAAGGTGGAGACAGAAAGGCTAgtggtattatcccacaatggcaaGTGTTGGAGGTGGAGACACGAAGCTAGTCGGTATTATCTCACGGTACGATTTGGGCCTATGGACTATCTATTTAGGCCTGACAAGGACGTTAGGAAGAATTTAAGTGGGGAAGTTTGTAACATCtttgtcccacatcgaggagtgtgATGACTTAAGTTAAATTTTAggcataagagcaagtccaataagtTACATAAATGAGCTCGTAAACTCATATTTAGGTAATGTATCAAGAAAGAGGTATTCCAACACTATTCTAGtggttacctaaatcactagcacatccTCAAATCTCCTGgccattacctatttttagGTAAGCTATAGCCATTACCCATGTCCaagtgtcgagtgtccgacacgtGTACGGTGTACtcgaggcaaaatgaagagtctgGGTAACATAGGTATACTTTgctaatatatttgtaaatttttttctcctaaataaaagtttgacgtttaaacttttattcaaaaaaagaaaaaattaaaaatatgttatagaactatactttacgagaACCTCAAAATGCGCGCAAACAATGTACGTAAACAATGAGGCGGGACGGTGGGAGTATTGTTTTGTCAAAATTACTATTTTGTGCTATTTAAAGTTCTTATTTAACCTCTAGTTTGCCTGTGTTTATCCTATTTATTTgcagatttggataagactttTTTAGAGTTGGGTCTTTTTGATAGGCAAGCTCTGATATTGATTCCACATAGCAAATTTGGTGGTTACCCTAAAGAAGGATCTATTTTCCGGAACCAGACAAGTGAAATTAATAATACAGGTTCTTCAAGTGGAAGCAGCGAAGGATATTTTTCATCTCTTAGAAGGATTATCTCGTACATGAACCCTTTCTCATATATTGGACGTGGAACCAATTCCCCAAGTTCAGTTCTTGAGCCTCAAAGCAGTACTTGGCAATACAGTAAGTTCTGCTTCGGTACCATCAATACAGAAAAATCCATGTTACGTTATTTAATTATCATGAAGTTTGTCCAATGTTTTGGTTATTGAAGTTTGCTTGTTTTCTTGTATTACTGGTTAGTGATTAGGACTTGTTAAAATGGAAGAAGAATGATGTATAATTGTTCATTTATTGCTGCCATGTCGACATTGTAGGGCCAAGTGCGACCCCACAGAATAGCCTCAGGAATGCTGGACCAAACCAACATGCTTCTTCAGCGTCTAACGGAAATAGGAATCGTCCAACATTCTCCGGATTTGGAAGCAATATTCACACACTAAAACATGACGAAGATGATAACAAAACTAGGGACAAAAATGCTTTCTGGAATGGGAATTCTACACAATATGGTGGCGATAGTGATGGAAAATGAGATTTGATGGCATACTTCTAAAGGTCATCGTCATGTTTATATTTGCAGTGCATTTTGTTTCCTTTATCCAACTTTTGATGACCAGCAAGTAATTTACTGAGTGTACTGGACAACTTGTATCAACAGCAAGGGGATCTGTTGCTACTTCCTTtcgtgttttttttataaatgactaaaaaataaataacttcATTGCTTTCCCATGCACTTGTTCCCATGATTGACTAAGAATTATAATTTGTGGGATAAAACATAGGAAAGGAAAGATCCTTTATATGAATTATGAAAGCATTTTCCATGTCCCTTTAACCAGAGAGAATTAATCAGATGACTTGGCCTTCTTAATCACTGGTCTGCCgttatggcttcacttctttcCACCCTTTCTTCCAATTGAAAACTGATAGTCCCGGTTTTTTTTTATGTCACTTTTgatttgggcacgtaactttaggtgggttgaccggatagtaaaaattattatttttaaatgattttcgtTGTGAATTAAagttttgattacatatttttattcagaaaaaaaaaatttaaaaataatatttttaactacccggtcaaagcacttaaaagtttATGCCAAAAAGTTAaacatcatatattaaaaaacagagggagtattagtcATGAGAGATGAGTTTTCTCTTTGAACaagataatttcaattttcttcTACATCCATTTTCTGTTTCATTTATATGCAATTATTCCGAATTTCCCTCCCAGAAAAAATTGCCGGATGATTTGTCTTGAAGACATTAACCAGAAACGAATACCTACAAATGTTTCACAGAACAAGGAATGCTGCGAATTGCGATCATCAGGCAGAATCCTTAATGTTCGTAAACATATTTATTACACCCATTTCacatttatattcaaaaaaattactttaaaaaagaATAAGGGCTTATTTTCTTAGAATAATTGGTCGCCAAACAGGCACTTGGTTAACATCCATCCCAGCTCCTGCTGCAATGGACCCAACTAACAAGAAACCAACAAGAAATAATCTCATGCCATGACCAAACCAACAAGAAAACCACGCCACATGAAAATTTGACACTCCATTAGAATTGGGAAACTCCATCAGCAGTTAGTTTCTGCGTGCCATATAAGACCTTATTTTCGGGTATTTTATTGATTGGTCAAGGTTATGaaatcaaaagattaatgaAATTTAGaataccaaatataaaaaacCTTAAAATTTTCAGTGCACCAACTCTACAATTACAAGTGCAACTCCACTTGTGTCTTAAACGACACAAGTATCCAGCACAGTCTAAAAACAGCATTAGCGTAGAAACCAAACTACCCTCTTTGCATCCAGAACAGGAACTGACACAACTCCTAACCTCACAAAGGGATGATACCTACGACAGTACATTACACACATGGACATCACCAAACACAGCGATAAGTAACATAAACTCAGCTAATCTCGCCATTGTATGTTATTTCCAACACCTGCCCCTTCTCAAGGGCATAATATCGGGCAATAGCATCTTTTACTGTTCTACGAGAAAGCTGTAAAGATCAACGATTAAAACTTGATCAGATCGATTGACAACACAAAAGCTTAGGTAACAAATTCATCtcaaatttatttagaaaaaaaaacacaaaacttCATCTCAGTAATTAGTTATTAGTGAATTAAACTTTCACCTGCTTTTTGTCCACACTGTACTTTTTTAGGAGCTCCTCTTTTTCTTCGTTTGTTAGCACCCGATGCTTTGGCTTTAGCTCATGCTTTGTGATATTAACTAGTAAGTCGGTAATCTGTAAATATAACAAAGCAAAATGAATTGTATAAACTCCAAAACTCTGGtggaaagtaaaaaaaattacgaCCAAATGTACAATCTACATCAAAGTGGAGTAACAAGAAGACCCAAGAAGGTTATAATAAGTTGATAACATATAGAATGTTTAAAACAAAAACTTGTAAgctttaaaaatatcaaatttagcTTAGTTAAAAAAACCATAGGTCTTAAGGACTGTAGAGAAAGAGAAGACCAAAGAAAAAGTATAACCACctaatgaaatataaaaaaaagaagtaCAAAACTCTAATAAGCTTTATGTcagaaatatatttataaagagATATGCTTAGTAGATCATTCAAATTTTAGCTAATCATATCTCTGCTTCTTCACCGCATACAAAAAATGTGTTATGTGCAGGGAGTTAGAATTGGAACCAATGAAGAGTTGTCTGAAGTTCAAACAAGTTTCAGAAAAGACAACTAAATCTGGACGTTGAATGTGGTCCTATATTACTACCACTATTACTTTATTTGTACAGTATTTAAAGAATAAACAACGGGTGATACATTGTGCATACACAAATACAAATAGGTCTGGTATTTTTAGCAGCTCTTTCCTTCATATCTATGAATGGCAGTAAACTCTCAGAAATTTTCACATTCTCCTCATGCAGCCTATAAAAGAGTAAAGTCGGCGTAAGTATTTTAAAGCTTGGTGAAACACAACCTATCTGAATTCATTACAGTGATACCATTAGATATGTATTGCGTAAACTGTAAACTTGAGCAAATCAGGCCTCTTCCATTAGAGAAACACTTCAAAAAAGGATTCTTTCCACCAAGGAATTAAGAATATAGCATTGGAGGAGAGCTGAGAAAGGCAAATCAGAACAAGATAAGAAGACTTACTtgaaatatttcaactttgaaGGAAAACAGATCCCAACTTTTCATAGTCTGGTCTGTTATTCTGTTCTGAATTACTACAATTAACCGACTCAATGACTCCTTGTTCGTTATCTGCCCTGCAATGCTACGGACTTGACTCACTTTAACGATTCCCTGGTCACAGAAAACTACTAAAATCTGCGGTTGACATCACAAAAAACATTAACACAAAGCATTGTATACCAGtacattttttttgtgtgtgactaatatggcttatagccttacaatttGAGTATCTAGTATACCAGTACATAAGAAGCACATAATAAGCACGAGTCAGGCatattaaaatcaatcaaaccATCTTAAATCAGAAAGCACATCAACCATGGCAAACAaaaccaaatccaaaaaaatccatgcATCTCACCGGgaagcaaaaaataaaaaataaaaatcaataatGCAAAAGACACAGGGAAAAATATTtccaaataagcatgacagtaatctaaatttaaatggcaCATTAAAAACTCAAGGCACATTTATGTAACTacatattacaatataataccTTTCATATGTTTCAGGCAAATAAAAGCTATACAAGCGTAATATTATACATGCAGTAGCGCTGAAACAGTAAACAACGAAATTATGGACACCAGAAACAGAAACACTATCAGGTTGAATTTATTCTAGTTCTAGAAGTTAAAATCTTAACCACAGAAAAGTCACAATCCAACCAAAATTTAACAATATCCCCAACCTTTAATATCCAAAAACTCACAAGTAGACCAAACAGATCAAACATAGATTACAAACACAACTACAGCAATGCAAAAAGGGGTCAGAGCAATCCAACAAAGATTCAAACTTTACCAACAAATAACAATACAGAGACACATGGAGTCATTGCAGCTTGGTCTTACACTATGCCACAGGTTAATGTGGCCGTCGATGCTGTCTTCAAACCGTACTACGCTGTTGATGTTGAACCTTGCTGGGATCCAGCGCGTAAGAAGGTGGATAATGAGTATAGAAGCATTGATTTCCCTTTTGAGCATGTGGAAGGGTTGGATGATACAGGTCCATTTCAGTTCAAGACAGAGAGCTTGATGAGCCTGGATGAATAGGTCATGGTCCTCATATCAGACGGCTAAAGATAAAGGTGTCGAGCTCTTGAATGACAGAGTAATTGAAGAGTTTGCTAGAGCTTGGAATGAAGATGGAACACAAAGCAAAACTGTGGTGTTTCCTGTTCATTTAAGGATTGGTAAAGTGGAAAGTCTCGACAGTTGAGGGTCAGGCACAATAACTGAAAACAACAGGACAAGCTTTCTTTTCTGTTGAATTCTCTTCTGTTTCtgtgtactccctctgtcccatttaattgtatatgtttcttttcaactgctcgacaagcatttcaatgctcttataaaatatagttccgtaacttatttttgagattttctttttctgaataaaaatataacatacaaactttaattcagaaaaaaaaaaaatttaaaaataaattacacaactacactttacaggagcattaaagtccgtgccgcgtccccgtcccccaatgtatacaactcagggggacggagggagtaatacataTGCAGATTTCTTTGCTACTAGATAGAGCTTCGGTTATttgggaaaaagaaaaagaccaTCGGTCATGCAGCAGTAAAGTAAAGCACACATGTCATGTATTTGTAACAATGATTAATATAACAGTTCCATTGGCTTTAAAACTAGAACTACAAGCTTCACAGAACTGGATCGATATTTTTAAACATTCATATAATTGTTTCACTTTGGTACAATGAAACAACAAATATTACTAGATAAAAAGCATTAATGTGATATTACCAGCCAGCTGGCCCAATAAATTAACACATATTGGCTGAAAGGTGGTGTGTACAGGAGGTTCAACCACAAAACTTCCAACTTCAACCACTAGCACATTACTCTGAAGTGGCAAGTGCCGACTGCAATACATCTTCAAGATACTTCTCAGCAGCTGCATATTGCCTCTTCTTGTCCTCAATCGCCAATGCAGCCAAAGCTTTATCCTGCAAGGAAAGAAGAGATTAGAACTTTCAAAAAGCCGTGCCAGAGAGAAAGAAAACTGTTTAAaaaggaggggggggggggggggggttgattATGAAATTACAGGAGGCAAGTCTTGGTAGCTTCGCAGTGTATCCATGATAGGCTTCGTCGTCTTCTCTAACTCCTTCCTATGCTCAGCCATCTGAACCAACACTCCGTGACTTATATCCGGGGTGTAACCTCTTCGATTGAGCATTGCCTTCTCCAAAGTGAAAGTACTATGGTcagcaaaaaattcaaaaaaaaagtgcaTACACAGAAATAAATTCTTTCATCAGAACCTAGTAAAAAAACAATTTAACcgcttgaagaaataaattcTTTCATCAGAACCTAGTAAATTGTTATACGGCAAACATCCTTAGAAATAAATATCTTTGAACTTCTGAGTTCTGAATGATCCACATCTGTATAATCTTTCTACTTTTAAACATGTTTATCTGTAATTCATACCATGTCTACTCCATTTATTTTACTTGAGATAGAAAGAATACATCACCTGTTCATCGGCATATGGAATCTTCGTTGACGCATTCTATAATCTTAAGAAGTCCTGATTGCCTTGATAAGTAAATTTCCATTATTTGCAAGAAGGTTCACTAGAATTCACACAGATATAGAGCTTACATATacactttgtttatatcacatGTGATAATGTCATTTGCAGTCAACTGTCAATCACTTTGAAGAATGATAGCACGAAAGTCACACACCATAAAACAATACCAAAAGAAATCAAAAATTGCACAATTACATTCTAATATTTCTTTGTCCTGTTGGCAATAGTGCATCAATGGGCTAGCAAAAATGTTGAGCTTGTAATTCTATAACTTCTGAGCAGTAGACTTAAGCTATGTGTTCATTTATCGTGCTGGCGGAGGCTTTATAACCAAAAACATATGCAAGCAAGCATGAACTTGAAAcatgattaataaattaaacacAAGAAATTTacttataatttaattgaaaagGACTTTGAGTAACAAGTAATATATCTAATAGCAAACATGTTTTAAGATTGATGATCCAGATATGAGTTCAAGATACAACTCATAGTTCGTCAAAGCCAAGTTAGAACAGTTAAACCATTTTAGGTATACCAACAATTGATAAACTTTATCATTGATTAACTTATCGATCAATTAAAGGTCTTGCAGGATTATAATAAAGTCCAAGTCTCAGAATGTCAAATGTAGCCAAGACAGATGCGTATTCGGGTGGTTGCATGCTTATAAGAAAGACCCTCTGACAATCAAAAAGTTCAAATTTAACTACAATTAATATCTTAAATTGACAATACCTTGTAGTTGGCATGTTGTTGCAGGTACTGCTGCTCTTTCGATGCAATGACATGCAAGTTAGTGTTCCAGTTCTCCATTTGAGCCTCACAAGGAGCTACATCATCTTCCAGCTGTGCAAGTGTTCTGCCGacacaaataaaatatagaaaacgcattaatatattattcacGTCCTCTTGGCAATGAAATGTATACTGGTAAAACAGAagaataaaaaacaaatataaaagagcGATTAATCCAAATTAAGCTTGAGCATCACATACTAAAATATCCATAAAATGCTTCCATAAATTTACCTTTTCAAATATGTCAACCTGGCAATCGCCTTCCGCGTAAAATCAAGAAGAACCTTAAACTCTTTCTGTACTTTAGCCCTCTTCTCCTCTACTCCAGTCTTTCTTAAAGATATATCCCCCATTGCTACAAGAAAACTAACCATCCACCACCTAGTTAAAACAGCCACCATAGAAAACACATATACTACAAAAGGCCAGAGAGTCTATTTTTCTAACCTACTCGACTCGGTATCTCTAACATTCAACAAATTCGCAACATTAGCAAGCACTTGGGCTGATGCCACAACATTCGCCTGTAAACTCTCTTGCGCTAATCCAGCATTTTCGAGTATCTCCCTAATTCTCGCAGCTACAAAtattacaaagaaaaaaaaaacaaaaacaaaaccaGCCCACATACTTAAATATCGAACCTCACAAAAATGAACAATCATATGAATCACATTACATTACGCCCTAATTATAAAATAGTATTATCACTCCTAAAAAGAAGACTTGGAAAAACATAAAAAGGATTGACCTTGGGATCGATACTCAGAAGCTTTGATGCGAAAATCATTGGCAACGATTGAAGAAGCGTGAGTTTTGGATTGAGAGAGAGTGGCAAGATTGTGTAAATAAGCAACGGCGCGAGGGGTATATTCGAATTCGGGTACATCTTTACCCACTGCGTCGAATTGAGAGGAGAGCCATGCTTTCACTTCTGCTATTCGGGTCGGGTCGGACGCCGCCGGGAGATCGGCCATGGGACAATATTGCAgctctttaattattttttggccTCGGTGGGAGTTTGAAATTTAACCGCGCTTCGtaactataaaatatttaatatcaaataaatattatccaccataaattttttttaatattattatttttcgatTTGAAACTTACCTCGTATCTCTCCAACTATTTGGAAATTTTcgatcataaaatatttttttaatattgacaatttttttgaaacaatttagaatttcttttcaatcatcTCGAAATCGAAAGATGTTGTTTTAGAATTTTGTTCCGATGTATTCGAAACTGATTGAAACTTCATTTCAATAATTTCAAAATCAGGAAacgtaattttaaaattttcttccgatatatcaaattaaaaagtaattttattttaaacatttatAATTCAGAAATTGGAGAAATTTAGGAAAATATTCTCCGAGGGGTGTCACACCTGGAAAGCGAGGGAAACTTTATTTAGAAGGTGTTGGCCCCCATTATCACAATAGCCATCACGGTCCGAAAAATGATATCGGATATCATTTATCAACATTGCATCGTGCAGCGTTTTAGATATTCATAAAACACGCTACATTGTCTAGCAATAtgaatttatgtaatataacgTTTTGGATATTCATAAAATACGCTACATTATCTAGCACTATGAATTCATGTAATATAGCGCTTTGCTAAGCTTAAAAAACATAACAATATTTTGTGTTGCGTTTTGCTAtgattaaaagaataaaatactaCACTATCTAGCgttttcttataaaattaaaaatattattcatccgGCATTAGTAAATGATGTTTGAGACCATTTTATATAAATCTAAATGGGTTTCTATAGTGTGTGCCCATTGGCATATGCTAAGCAAGAAAACTCTTTGGCGTGTTTTTATTGGTGTagttggtgtgaatgcagggagACCATCAAGTG is a window from the Daucus carota subsp. sativus chromosome 8, DH1 v3.0, whole genome shotgun sequence genome containing:
- the LOC108197122 gene encoding AUGMIN subunit 1-like, producing the protein MADLPAASDPTRIAEVKAWLSSQFDAVGKDVPEFEYTPRAVAYLHNLATLSQSKTHASSIVANDFRIKASEYRSQAARIREILENAGLAQESLQANVVASAQVLANVANLLNVRDTESSSFLVAMGDISLRKTGVEEKRAKVQKEFKVLLDFTRKAIARLTYLKRTLAQLEDDVAPCEAQMENWNTNLHVIASKEQQYLQQHANYKAMLNRRGYTPDISHGVLVQMAEHRKELEKTTKPIMDTLRSYQDLPPDKALAALAIEDKKRQYAAAEKYLEDVLQSALATSE